One Methanobacterium sp. DNA window includes the following coding sequences:
- a CDS encoding twin-arginine translocation signal domain-containing protein: protein MKQEFKKILDHPIDRRTFLKAVGAGTVATLFGGQATMEEVFAASPKVGIVQLGTCAGCQVSLTEFGMDIRNISSSNPTIADILPTIDIKYAPLLVDVLAESFENISSLDICIIEGIAGPTVESSELLDHARSISTKVVALGDCASYGGVPGLNSRKGLLDLHPINEVISVDAYIRGCPPQPEQIWYMVTGGAIGEAIKPGRVCDPCIYDPEGPQASELGQPGCKKHLGCQGHDSPWQCGATRSTGGKAPCTLVDDICIGCYRDQYPVTPYYVKGQVQMRNQYGAGNQTPSGNTTNATTNATLNKTGMMGK, encoded by the coding sequence ATGAAACAAGAATTTAAAAAAATATTGGATCATCCAATAGATAGGAGAACATTCCTGAAGGCTGTGGGTGCAGGGACCGTGGCAACACTATTTGGTGGACAAGCAACCATGGAAGAAGTCTTTGCGGCTTCTCCAAAAGTAGGAATAGTCCAACTTGGAACCTGTGCAGGATGTCAGGTTTCTTTAACAGAATTTGGAATGGATATAAGGAATATTAGCTCTTCAAACCCAACTATTGCCGATATACTACCAACAATAGATATAAAATATGCACCACTTCTAGTAGATGTTCTTGCTGAATCATTTGAGAATATTAGCTCCCTTGATATTTGTATAATTGAGGGTATTGCAGGCCCCACAGTTGAGTCTTCAGAACTTCTGGATCACGCCAGATCGATATCAACTAAGGTTGTTGCACTAGGAGATTGTGCATCCTACGGCGGAGTCCCTGGTTTGAATTCAAGAAAAGGTCTTTTAGATCTTCATCCTATAAACGAAGTAATTTCAGTAGATGCATACATCAGAGGATGTCCACCACAACCAGAACAAATATGGTACATGGTAACTGGTGGAGCTATTGGCGAAGCCATAAAACCTGGAAGAGTATGTGATCCATGTATCTATGATCCTGAAGGCCCTCAAGCAAGTGAGCTAGGCCAGCCCGGATGTAAAAAACATCTTGGATGCCAGGGTCACGATAGTCCATGGCAATGTGGAGCTACAAGAAGCACTGGTGGAAAAGCACCATGTACACTGGTTGATGATATTTGTATAGGATGTTACAGAGACCAGTACCCAGTAACACCATATTATGTTAAAGGTCAAGTACAAATGAGAAATCAATATGGAGCTGGAAACCAAACCCCTAGTGGAAATACAACAAACGCAACCACAAATGCAACACTAAATAAAACAGGAATGATGGGTAAGTAG
- a CDS encoding nickel-dependent hydrogenase large subunit yields MAVEIKPVTRIEGDGKLELETYLDEAGKLKVKNLLTPNDGTLNLPTDNAARYPKFCVTEFRGFEKFAVGEQPDTVTKLVPRICGVCPVPHNMASTCAVEAAYGTKIVNNAKTVRRFMLAVHTVHSHLLHFFVLAGKDILPQSIIDQELPNIISAHNKAQACVAVFGGKPVHPASCIPGGQTKVPNSTEIGQIRARMQEIQSYATSLLGALKGALLNLPNDFGVRPSNYLSSGVPFYSGVSGSFSYFGTSGGVVIRNPSNPTDFNSATIVPFNPANVKEEIITPYGSVINLPTNYSYTKRPYYTHNGVNYVCEVGPLARLAVAYKAGDSVVKSTVDSIASSWGVGANDILSPSTRNRHITRLIETVIMIDRILNGGWSNIAQVDSYSPPNEKAGTGMGIVEAPRGTLIHSIQVGSDLKTASYDCMVPTTANTGAMEEAVADDLVEIRPETIELLGREPTEDEKLLLGDASRSIRGFDPCCSCSSHMIEIKNPDGTKKRHL; encoded by the coding sequence ATGGCAGTTGAAATAAAACCCGTAACTAGAATTGAAGGCGATGGAAAACTTGAATTAGAAACCTACTTGGACGAAGCTGGAAAATTAAAAGTAAAAAATCTTTTAACACCTAATGACGGAACTTTAAATTTACCAACAGATAATGCTGCAAGGTATCCAAAGTTCTGTGTCACAGAATTTAGAGGATTTGAGAAATTTGCAGTTGGAGAACAGCCAGACACTGTTACAAAACTAGTTCCAAGGATATGTGGTGTTTGCCCCGTGCCTCACAACATGGCAAGCACATGTGCAGTTGAGGCCGCTTATGGCACAAAAATAGTTAACAATGCAAAGACAGTAAGAAGATTCATGCTTGCAGTTCATACAGTACACAGTCATCTACTGCACTTCTTTGTACTTGCTGGAAAGGACATTCTACCACAGAGCATAATAGATCAAGAACTTCCTAACATAATAAGTGCCCACAACAAGGCACAGGCTTGTGTAGCAGTATTTGGAGGAAAACCTGTTCACCCTGCATCATGTATTCCTGGAGGACAGACAAAAGTTCCAAACAGTACAGAAATTGGACAGATCAGAGCACGAATGCAAGAAATACAAAGTTATGCAACTTCTCTTTTAGGTGCATTAAAGGGTGCTCTATTAAATCTACCAAACGACTTTGGTGTAAGACCTAGTAACTACTTGAGTTCTGGTGTTCCTTTCTATAGTGGTGTTTCTGGATCATTTTCATACTTTGGAACATCAGGAGGAGTTGTAATCAGAAATCCTTCAAATCCAACTGACTTTAACTCAGCCACCATAGTTCCATTTAACCCAGCAAATGTGAAAGAAGAAATCATAACCCCCTACGGAAGCGTTATAAACCTTCCAACAAACTACAGCTACACCAAAAGACCATACTACACCCACAACGGCGTAAACTATGTATGTGAAGTAGGACCTCTTGCAAGACTCGCAGTAGCATACAAGGCTGGTGACAGCGTTGTAAAATCTACCGTAGACAGCATCGCAAGTAGTTGGGGTGTTGGTGCAAACGACATATTATCTCCCTCAACAAGAAACAGGCACATAACCCGGCTTATAGAAACCGTGATAATGATTGACAGAATTCTAAATGGCGGTTGGTCAAACATAGCTCAGGTAGACAGTTACTCACCTCCAAACGAGAAAGCAGGAACTGGTATGGGCATAGTTGAAGCACCTCGTGGAACACTAATACACAGCATACAAGTAGGATCTGATTTAAAGACTGCATCATACGACTGTATGGTACCGACTACAGCAAACACAGGAGCTATGGAAGAAGCTGTAGCAGACGATCTCGTGGAGATAAGACCAGAAACAATAGAATTGCTAGGGCGTGAACCAACAGAAGACGAAAAACTACTTTTAGGAGATGCAAGCCGAAGCATAAGAGGATTTGATCCATGTTGTTCATGTTCCTCCCACATGATAGAAATTAAAAACCCAGATGGCACTAAAAAACGCCATCTATAA
- a CDS encoding hydrogenase maturation protease — protein sequence MICIVGFGNLLLGDDGVGIRIIQRLKMMNLPNYVDIIDAGAYGAILFSLIEKYDKIIVVDAVRSNHEIERIILMKASEIMKTNEKYYFSGHDLNLLDIFSMIESVYSDNLLDKICIIGVRIQKIEESLELSEKIIKSMEKTVNLITTNFLNEGDEIWKNH from the coding sequence ATGATATGCATAGTTGGCTTTGGAAATTTATTGCTTGGAGATGATGGAGTAGGAATAAGAATAATCCAAAGACTTAAAATGATGAACCTTCCAAATTATGTGGATATAATAGATGCTGGAGCTTATGGGGCAATCCTATTCAGCCTAATTGAAAAATATGACAAAATAATTGTGGTGGACGCTGTTAGATCCAATCATGAAATTGAAAGAATCATTTTAATGAAGGCATCTGAGATAATGAAAACAAATGAAAAATATTACTTTTCTGGACATGATTTAAATCTGTTAGATATATTTTCAATGATAGAATCTGTCTATTCAGACAATCTATTGGATAAAATATGTATCATTGGCGTTAGAATCCAAAAAATTGAAGAATCATTAGAACTTTCAGAAAAAATTATAAAAAGCATGGAAAAAACTGTGAATTTAATTACAACTAACTTCCTAAATGAGGGTGATGAAATATGGAAGAACCACTGA
- the tatC gene encoding twin-arginine translocase subunit TatC, which produces MEEPLITHFDELRSRLIRIAIVIIAISAVTFPFANQILIRIQNDLLPEGMRLIVIGPLEAIWAQIEVCMLVAFVIALPYIIYETMKFLKPALKGSENSFLIKTIPPALILFGIGAIFTYKIVLVVTLKFLIGYATSSGVIPLLSLGDFISFVLLMILVFGLLFELPLACCALASLDLIYSDTLTGNRKGAYVGILIIAGILTPDPTPFTQLIVTLPMIILFEISVLLIKYMHRDKKMEVTNDASVG; this is translated from the coding sequence ATGGAAGAACCACTGATTACGCATTTCGACGAACTGAGAAGTAGATTAATAAGAATTGCTATTGTAATTATTGCAATATCTGCTGTTACGTTCCCATTTGCCAATCAAATTCTTATTAGAATTCAAAATGATTTACTACCTGAAGGAATGCGTTTGATTGTAATAGGCCCCTTAGAAGCCATATGGGCACAAATAGAAGTATGTATGCTTGTTGCATTTGTAATTGCCCTTCCATACATTATCTATGAAACTATGAAATTCTTAAAACCAGCTCTTAAAGGTTCTGAGAATTCTTTTTTAATTAAAACAATACCTCCCGCATTGATACTTTTTGGAATTGGAGCTATATTTACTTACAAAATTGTGCTTGTAGTAACACTTAAATTTCTTATTGGCTATGCAACATCCTCCGGTGTTATACCTCTTTTAAGTTTAGGAGATTTCATATCATTTGTACTCCTAATGATTTTGGTATTTGGGCTACTCTTTGAATTACCACTTGCCTGTTGTGCTCTTGCATCCCTTGATTTAATCTATTCTGATACCCTTACAGGTAACAGAAAAGGAGCTTACGTTGGTATTTTGATTATCGCAGGAATTTTAACACCAGACCCCACACCGTTTACTCAGCTTATTGTCACATTACCAATGATCATTCTCTTTGAAATAAGTGTTCTTTTGATTAAATACATGCACAGAGATAAGAAAATGGAGGTTACAAATGATGCATCCGTTGGTTAA
- the tatA gene encoding twin-arginine translocase TatA/TatE family subunit, producing the protein MIGGLGMPELLIILFVILLLFGSKKLPELAKGMGKAFGEFKRTQRESEFKIKEEPKEAEVIEKKEEIKTESKEETVQTTKTAEKSETKA; encoded by the coding sequence ATGATTGGTGGACTTGGAATGCCAGAACTTTTAATAATCCTTTTTGTGATCCTGCTCCTTTTTGGTTCAAAGAAACTTCCAGAACTTGCAAAAGGAATGGGTAAAGCTTTTGGAGAGTTTAAAAGAACTCAACGTGAGTCAGAGTTTAAAATAAAAGAAGAACCAAAAGAAGCAGAAGTAATAGAGAAAAAAGAGGAAATAAAAACTGAATCTAAAGAAGAAACAGTGCAAACAACTAAAACAGCTGAAAAATCAGAAACAAAAGCATGA
- a CDS encoding carbonate dehydratase: protein MKKEYLILISLCLAIIALAASLYGLSKTPNISTSPITSWNSQIMSPQISATSFVDPSARIIGDVTIGSNVFIGPFASVRGDEGSPIYIGDGSNIQDGVIIHGLKDPRVTVGGKNYSVYVGKEVSMAHGSIIHGPVFIDDKSFIGFGAVIFKATIGKNCVILHNAVVTNNVKIADGKYVPAGAIIDDQAKADALTEVPETLKELPPDVVKVNKELTNTYKR, encoded by the coding sequence ATGAAGAAAGAATACCTAATCTTAATTTCACTTTGTTTGGCCATTATTGCATTGGCTGCATCTTTATATGGGCTTTCTAAAACCCCAAACATTTCTACAAGCCCAATAACGTCATGGAATTCACAAATTATGTCTCCACAAATCAGTGCCACGTCATTTGTGGATCCTTCAGCCAGAATAATCGGAGACGTGACTATTGGAAGTAACGTTTTCATTGGACCATTCGCATCAGTGCGTGGCGATGAAGGATCACCTATTTACATTGGTGATGGTTCAAACATCCAAGATGGTGTGATTATACATGGTCTTAAAGACCCTCGAGTAACTGTTGGGGGTAAAAATTATTCTGTCTATGTTGGAAAAGAAGTTTCAATGGCACATGGCAGTATAATTCACGGTCCTGTCTTTATTGACGACAAAAGTTTTATTGGCTTCGGTGCAGTGATATTCAAAGCAACCATAGGTAAAAATTGTGTTATACTACACAATGCTGTGGTGACAAATAATGTAAAAATAGCCGATGGTAAATATGTACCAGCAGGTGCAATAATCGACGACCAAGCAAAAGCAGATGCACTAACAGAAGTTCCAGAAACTCTCAAAGAGCTACCTCCAGACGTAGTGAAAGTCAATAAAGAACTGACAAATACATACAAACGCTAA